A segment of the Verrucomicrobiota bacterium genome:
CTCCAATGAGGCGTTCGGGGCTCACCTCTACCACCGAGAGATCCAAGGTCAACTGCACGAGCTTTACTTCGTGGTGTTCATTGGAAGCCGCAGCAATCGCTGTCGGAAGTCCCTCGCGATCCACGATCGCCATGATCTTGGTTCCTTTGCCCTTGTAGCCGAAGCCCACTTCCTCACCTCCCAATCGAGCTGGGACGAACATACCGTCGATGTAGGCTTCATCGTAGCCTTCGGCATCTCGTTCTCGCGCTTCATTGGCCAAGTCCTTAAAGATATTCCGCAATACTTCGCTGTCGCACCAGCGTTGGAATCTACGATGCACCGTCTTGTAGTTAGGAAAGCTCTGCGGGAGCATGTGCCACTGCGCTCCCGTCTTCAAGATCCACACCACCGCCTCCAAAATCTTGCGGGCAGGCACGGGTTTTGGGCCCGGTTTGCTCTTCTTCTCGCTTTCTTCCGGAAAATGATGGCGTATCCTATCCCATTGAGCATCAGTGACTTCCATGCCTCCCATAAAAGCAGTTTTCACGCCCATACTACTATCTAATATCACTTAATTAATTTGAGATAGGTTCATGTAGCAAAAGCATATTTTGGTCATATGTGGCAACATTTCACCTATCATTACGTTGGCTATCTTGCGCACACCGATCAAACCTGCCAAGGTATGTTGTTGGAAGAAATGCTTAATAATGATTGAGAGTCCTGCTTTTGAGCAAGGGCCAAATCACAATGGTGATTTTGTAGAAGATGGTTACGATTCAATAGATCATGAAGTTTTGGGGCCTGTGCAGAAGCAAAGAGGCAAGAATGGTCTTATGTTTAATATCGAGCAGTCTTACAAGGATTTTAAAAAATGAAAGCCATATGGGTATGTGTAATGATTTGGGCTGGTTTGCTTGTGGTTACTTCTGGAGCAGGGGGGGGATCATGATTTGAATGGTCAGCTTAAGAAGATGATAATTGCTTTTAACCAGCTAGATGACCTGCAGAGTGGATTTCCTGACGTCGATTCATACAAGTTTAGCCCCAAGCAATATATCGAAGAAATAGT
Coding sequences within it:
- a CDS encoding IS5 family transposase, whose translation is MGVKTAFMGGMEVTDAQWDRIRHHFPEESEKKSKPGPKPVPARKILEAVVWILKTGAQWHMLPQSFPNYKTVHRRFQRWCDSEVLRNIFKDLANEARERDAEGYDEAYIDGMFVPARLGGEEVGFGYKGKGTKIMAIVDREGLPTAIAAASNEHHEVKLVQLTLDLSVVEVSPERLIG